A genomic region of Mugil cephalus isolate CIBA_MC_2020 chromosome 5, CIBA_Mcephalus_1.1, whole genome shotgun sequence contains the following coding sequences:
- the cdx1a gene encoding homeobox protein CDX-1a: protein MYPNSLNSQYIPPYDFTAYHHHVSGVGDPSTSAWNPVYTPRDEYPYSFSGSSPSTGQVSFTSPELSGTPTAAGGGSLTPYNFISGQDLFSSRRRPHEPIRHTVSGGKTRTKDKYRVVYTDHQRLELEKEFQFNRYITMRRKSELSVELSLSERQVKIWFQNRRAKERKINRKKLQHSQQASTTTPTPPVLGGPSDGHTTTSPSSNIMTDKISEEY from the exons ATGTACCCCAACTCCCTGAACAGTCAGTACATTCCGCCGTATGACTTCACCGCTTACCATCATCATGTCTCCGGGGTCGGTGACCCGTCGACGAGCGCCTGGAACCCTGTTTACACCCCCAGGGATGAGTATCCGTACAGCTTCTCGGGATCGAGCCCCAGCACCGGGCAGGTGAGCTTCACCTCCCCGGAACTGAGCGGCACGCCCACCGCAGCCGGAGGGGGGTCGCTCACCCCGTACAACTTCATCTCCGGACAGGACCTGTTCAGCTCCAGGAGGAGACCGCACGAGCCCATCAGACACACAGTTTCAG GGGGAAAGACCCGCACCAAGGACAAGTACAGGGTGGTGTACACCGACCACCAAcggctggagctggagaaggagtttCAGTTCAACCGCTACATCACCATGAGGAGGAAGTCCGAGCTGTCCGTGGAACTCAGCCTCTctgagagacag GTGAAGATCTGGTTCCAGAACAGGCGTGCCAAAGAGAGGAAGATCAacaggaagaagctgcagcaTTCCCAGCAGGCCTCCACAACTACGCCTACCCCACCTGTGCTAGGTGGCCCAAGTGACggccacaccaccaccagccccaGCAGCAACATCATGACGGACAAGATATCAGAGGAGTACTAG